The region GCGAGGCGCACGGGTGAGGCGGGGCGGCCGACGCTCCCGGAGGACGACGGCGCAGGCGCCCACTCCAGCAGGCGCGCCGCGATCAGGGGTTCCACCAGGCTCGAGACGGTGGCGCGCGTCAGGCCCGTGGCGGCGGCGACGTCGGCGCGCGAGATCGTCCCGGCGGCCGCGACCTGCGCGACCACCAGCGCGAGGTTCTGGCTGCGCAGCCCCGCCTGGCGCGCGGCGCCCTCCCGGCGCGCGGCACCCGGGGCGACCCGGCGCGGGGGTCGGGGCTCGCCGTCGACGATCACGCCTTGACGGTAGCGCACCCGCGCGCCTAAGTTCAGCGAGTAAACCAATCTCGACGACGAGCGAAGAGGCAGTGATGGTGCGCGCAGCAACCCCTGAGGAAAAATTCAGCTTCGGCCTGTGGACCGTGGCCTGGGCGGGCAAGGACCAGTTCGGCGACGCGACGCGCGCCGACCTCGACCCGGGCGCCTACCTCGCCCCGCTGGCGGAGGCGGGAGCGTGGGGCGTGACGTTCCACGACGACGACGTCGTGCCGTTCGGTGCGAGCGACGCCGAGCGCGAGCGCATCCTGGGCGACTTCAAGAAGGCGGCCGACGCCGCGGGCCTGACCATCGAGATGGTCACGACCAACACCTTCAGCCACCCCGTCTTCAAGGACGGCGGCTTCACCGCCAACGACCGCGCGGTGCGCCGCTTCGGCCTGCGCAAGGTCATCCGCAACGTCGACCTCGCCGCCGAGCTCGGCGCCTCGACCTTCGTGATGTGGGGCGGCCGCGAGGGCGCCGAGTACGACGGCTCCAAGGACGTCAACGCCTCGCTCGACCGCTACCGCGAGGGCATCGACACCGTCGCCGGCTACATCAAGGAGAAGGGCTACGACCTGCGCATCGCGCTCGAGCCCAAGCCCAACGAGCCCCGCGGCGACATCTTCCTCCCGACCGTCGGCCACGCGCTCGGCTTCATCGCCGAGCTCGAGCACGGCGACATCGTCGGTCTGAACCCGGAGACCGGCCACGAGCAGATGGCCGGCCTCAACTACACGCACGGCATCGCCCAGGCGCTGTGGTCGGGCAAGCTCTTCCACATCGACCTCAACGGTCAGCGCTCGATCAAGTACGACCAGGACCTGGTGTTCGGCCACGGCGACCTGCTCTCGGCGTTCTTCACGGTCGACCTCATCGAGAACGGCTTCCCCAACGGCGGCCCGACGTACGACGGCCCGCGCCACTTCGACTACAAGCCCTCGCGCACCGAGAACTTCGACGGCGTGTGGGCCTCCGCGAAGGCGAACATCGACACCTACCTGCTGCTTGCCGAGAAGGCGAGGGCCTACCGCGCCGACCCGCGCGTGCAGGCCGCGTTCGAGGCCGCCGGGCTGTTCGAGGCCGCGAAGCCGACGCTCGCCGAGGGCGAGACCCTCGCGGACCTCCTCGCCGACCGCAGCGCGTTCGAGGACTTCGACGCCGACGCGTCGGGCGCCCGCGAGACGAACTACGTCGCGCTGAACCAGCTCGCGCTCGACCACCTCATCGGCTGAGGGGCACGCCATGACGCTGGTCGCCGGGATCGACTCCTCCACCCAGTCCTGCAAGGTCGTCGTGCGCGACGCCGAGACGGGCGCGCTCGTGCGCCACGGCTCGGCGCCGCACCCGAGCGGCACCGAGGTCGACCCCCGGGCGTGGTGGGACGCGCTCGAGGTCGCCGCGCGGGCGGCGGGCGGGCTCGAGGACGTCTCGGCGATCAGCGTCGGCGGCCAGCAGCACGGCATGGTCGCGCTCGACGAGGCGGGCGAGGTCGTCCGCCCCGCGCTGCTGTGGAACGACAGCCGTTCCGGCGGTGCCTCGGCGGACCTCGTGGCCGAGCTCGGCGCCCAGGCGTGGGCGGAGGGGACCGGCACGGTGCCGGTCGCCTCGATCACGGCGACCAAGCTGCGCTGGCTCGCCCAGCACGAGCCCGAGAACGCCGCGCGGGTGGCGGCCGTCTGCCTCCCGCACGACTACCTCACCTGGCGCCTGACCGGATCGACGTCGCTGGCGGACCTCGTCACCGACGCCTCCGACGCCTCGGGCACCGGCTACTACTCGGGTGCCACGGGCGGCTACCGGCGCGACCTGCTGGCGCACGCGTTCGGGCGCGACGACGTCGTGCTGCCGCGCGTCGCGGGACCGCGCGAGGCCGTGGGGGTGGCGACGGCGCTGCGGGCCGGTGCCGCCGTCGAGGGCGGTGCGCTCCTCGGTCCCGGCGCGGGTGACAACGCCGCCGCGGCGCTCGCCCTCGGGCTCGGCCCGGGTGACGTCGCGATCTCGCTGGGCACCTCGGGGGTCGTCAGCGCCGTCGTCGCGCAGCCGGTGGCCGACCCGAGCGGCACGGTCGCCGGGTTCTCCGACGCGACCGGCAACTTCCTGCCCCTGGTCGTGACAGTCAACTGCGCGCAGGTGCTCGACGCCGCGCGCCGCGTGCTCGGCGTCGACGTCGACGAGCTCGCCGCGCTGGCGCTCGCGGCCCCGGCCGGTGCCCAGGGCGTGGTGCTCGCCCCCTACCTGCAGGGCGAGCGCACGCCGAACCTGCCCGACGCCACCGGTGCGCTGCACGGGCTCACCCTCGAGAACTGGACGCGGGAGAACGTGGCGCGCGCCGCGTTCGAGGCGATCGTCAGCGCGCTCGCCGTCGGGATCGACGCCGTGCGCGACCTCGGGCTCGACGTCGCCTCGATCCGCCTCCTGGGCGGCGCGGCGAAGTCGCCCGCGCTGCGCCAGGTCGCGCCGAGCGTGCTGGGCAGCGACGTCCTGCTGCCCGCGGCGGGGGAGTACGTGGCCGACGGCGCGGCGCGGCAGGCCGCGTGGGTGCTGGCTGCCCAGCGTGACGGCGGTGACGGTGACACGGCGCTCCCCGCGTGGGAGACGGGCGCCGTCGAGGTCGCGAGCGCGCCCGCCGCCCCGCACGTGCGTGAGCAGTACGCCCGCGCCGTGCCGCTGCACCTCGACCGCGCGGCGGGCGACGGGCCCCCATCCGGCTGACGTACGGTGTGCGCACCGTCCCGAGCGCACCAGGAGAACCCGTCACGATGCCCGTACCCCCGATCCTCGCCGCGACCGAGACGCACCCCGCCGAGGGGTACGACGGCTTCATCGGCTGGGTCCTCGGCCTGATGGAGTCCCTCGGGGAGGTCGGCGTCGGCATCGCCGTGCTGCTCGAGACGTTCATCCCGCCGATCCCGTCCGAGGCCGTCCTGCCCGTGGCGGGGTTCCTCGCCTACGAGGGACGCATGAACGGCTGGTGGGCGTGGGTCGCGGCGACGCTCGGCGCGCTGGTCGGTGCGTGGCTGTGGTGGCTCATCGGGCGCGCGCTCGGACGCGACCGCACGCGACGCATCGTGGGCGCCATCCCGTTGATGGACACCGACGACTTCGACCGCGCCGAGAAGGTGTTCCAGCGCTGGGGCACGACGGCGGTCCTCGTGGGTCGCTGCGTGCCGCTCGTGCGCTCGTTCATCTCGATCCCGGCCGGCATCGAGCGGATGCCGTTCTGGACGTTCTCGCTCTACACGACCCTCGGCTCCGCGGTCTGGAACGGCATCTGGGTCGGGCTCGGCGTGGCGTTCGGACCGGCGATCAAGCCGATCCTCGAGGAGTGGAGCGGCATCCTGTCGAACGCCGTCCTCGTGGTGATCGCGCTGCTGGTCGTGTGGTTCGTGGTGTCGCGGCTGCGGCGCCGCCGCAAGCAGCGCGAGGTCGCGGCCGGCTGAGGCCTCTGCTCTCGGTGCTCAGCTGCGCTCGGTGCTCAGCCGCGCTCGGCCTCGACCAGCTCGCGCAGCCGCCGCGCCGCGGCCGGCTGGGGGAGCGCCTCCAGCCCGCCCGCGCGCCAGCCGCGCACCATCGCCGGCTCGGCCAGCGTGAGCGCGACGCCGCGCCGCACCAGCGCAGGGAGGGGCTTGCGCGCCTCGCCGACGTCGCGCGCGAACCGCCGCACCGCCGTCGTGATCCGGGACTGCTGGAGGTAGAACGCCCCGGCCAGGACGCCCTCGGCCCGCAGCGCACCGGCGATCTCCGCCGCGAAGATGCCCTCGGCGACGACGGCGGGGGCCCCCGAGATGTCGATCGTCTCGCTCCCGGTCCGGCGCGAGGTGGGGATGTCGTAGACCGGCAGCTCGAGGCGGTCGCCCCGGCACGCCTCGACGAGAGCGGCGACGGCGGCCGGCGCGTCCCAGGTCGCGGGGGAGTCCCAGTCGACGATCCCGTGCCGCCGCGGCAGACCCGGGTGGTCGTGGTCGCGGTAGAAGTCGTCGAGCCGGATGACGGGGACGCCGAGGCGGTGCGCGATCGAGCTCTTGCCGCTGCCGGAGGCGCCCGCCAGGACGACCACCCGTCGCAGCGGGACGCGGGCCTCGTCCGGGAGGTCGAACAGCGTCGGGTCGGACGGGGCATCCTGCGGCACCCGGGGAGTTTACCGGGGAGCGCCACCCGCCCGGCGCGGGGCGGGGTCGCGGCGGCGTGATCCTTGCGCCAGCGCTGCGGGCCTGGCCATAGTGGCCACGGCACC is a window of Litorihabitans aurantiacus DNA encoding:
- a CDS encoding DedA family protein gives rise to the protein MPVPPILAATETHPAEGYDGFIGWVLGLMESLGEVGVGIAVLLETFIPPIPSEAVLPVAGFLAYEGRMNGWWAWVAATLGALVGAWLWWLIGRALGRDRTRRIVGAIPLMDTDDFDRAEKVFQRWGTTAVLVGRCVPLVRSFISIPAGIERMPFWTFSLYTTLGSAVWNGIWVGLGVAFGPAIKPILEEWSGILSNAVLVVIALLVVWFVVSRLRRRRKQREVAAG
- the xylB gene encoding xylulokinase, translating into MTLVAGIDSSTQSCKVVVRDAETGALVRHGSAPHPSGTEVDPRAWWDALEVAARAAGGLEDVSAISVGGQQHGMVALDEAGEVVRPALLWNDSRSGGASADLVAELGAQAWAEGTGTVPVASITATKLRWLAQHEPENAARVAAVCLPHDYLTWRLTGSTSLADLVTDASDASGTGYYSGATGGYRRDLLAHAFGRDDVVLPRVAGPREAVGVATALRAGAAVEGGALLGPGAGDNAAAALALGLGPGDVAISLGTSGVVSAVVAQPVADPSGTVAGFSDATGNFLPLVVTVNCAQVLDAARRVLGVDVDELAALALAAPAGAQGVVLAPYLQGERTPNLPDATGALHGLTLENWTRENVARAAFEAIVSALAVGIDAVRDLGLDVASIRLLGGAAKSPALRQVAPSVLGSDVLLPAAGEYVADGAARQAAWVLAAQRDGGDGDTALPAWETGAVEVASAPAAPHVREQYARAVPLHLDRAAGDGPPSG
- a CDS encoding uridine kinase family protein — translated: MPQDAPSDPTLFDLPDEARVPLRRVVVLAGASGSGKSSIAHRLGVPVIRLDDFYRDHDHPGLPRRHGIVDWDSPATWDAPAAVAALVEACRGDRLELPVYDIPTSRRTGSETIDISGAPAVVAEGIFAAEIAGALRAEGVLAGAFYLQQSRITTAVRRFARDVGEARKPLPALVRRGVALTLAEPAMVRGWRAGGLEALPQPAAARRLRELVEAERG
- the xylA gene encoding xylose isomerase, whose translation is MVRAATPEEKFSFGLWTVAWAGKDQFGDATRADLDPGAYLAPLAEAGAWGVTFHDDDVVPFGASDAERERILGDFKKAADAAGLTIEMVTTNTFSHPVFKDGGFTANDRAVRRFGLRKVIRNVDLAAELGASTFVMWGGREGAEYDGSKDVNASLDRYREGIDTVAGYIKEKGYDLRIALEPKPNEPRGDIFLPTVGHALGFIAELEHGDIVGLNPETGHEQMAGLNYTHGIAQALWSGKLFHIDLNGQRSIKYDQDLVFGHGDLLSAFFTVDLIENGFPNGGPTYDGPRHFDYKPSRTENFDGVWASAKANIDTYLLLAEKARAYRADPRVQAAFEAAGLFEAAKPTLAEGETLADLLADRSAFEDFDADASGARETNYVALNQLALDHLIG